In Nakamurella antarctica, the following are encoded in one genomic region:
- the hemW gene encoding radical SAM family heme chaperone HemW: MPSTLPEGDPVAVDGSLPDQAYEGIAERGLGFYIHVPFCATRCGYCDFNTYTAGELGMPTTGAHRTNSAIDSWLAGALAEIDLAAKVLHTGSSVRRRVSTVFVGGGTPSLIGAGPLTAVLQRIEQRFGLADNAEVSTEANPESTDPALLAGLREAGYTRLSLGMQSVSPKVLAVLERNHTPGKALEVAAQARAAGFEHLNLDLIYGTPGETDAEFAESLQAVIEAQVDHVSAYSLIVEPGTKLARQVKAGLLPMPDDDVLADRYLLADRALSEAGMRWYEVSNWATNDDAQCRHNLSYWSSGDWWGIGPGAHSHVGGVRWWNVKHPAKYASAMAEGVSPGYAREVLDGKARRVERILLGLRLAAGLPSDLFTEAGTVEAGHAVREGLLEPADWERGRAVLTLQGRLLADGLAIRLLD, from the coding sequence GTGCCATCAACACTTCCTGAGGGTGATCCGGTCGCTGTCGACGGCTCGTTGCCAGACCAGGCATATGAGGGCATCGCCGAACGCGGCTTAGGTTTCTACATCCACGTGCCGTTTTGCGCGACCCGTTGCGGCTACTGCGATTTCAACACCTACACCGCCGGCGAGCTGGGGATGCCAACCACGGGTGCACACCGCACCAACAGCGCTATCGACAGCTGGCTTGCGGGTGCGTTAGCCGAAATCGACTTGGCAGCAAAGGTTCTGCACACTGGCAGCAGTGTTCGCCGGCGCGTATCGACCGTATTTGTCGGCGGCGGCACTCCCTCACTGATCGGTGCGGGCCCGTTGACGGCGGTATTGCAGCGCATTGAGCAGCGCTTCGGGCTCGCCGATAATGCCGAGGTGAGTACGGAGGCGAACCCCGAGTCCACCGACCCCGCATTGCTCGCCGGGCTTCGGGAGGCGGGGTACACCCGGCTAAGCCTGGGGATGCAGTCAGTTTCGCCGAAAGTACTCGCGGTGCTGGAGCGCAACCACACGCCCGGCAAGGCGCTGGAAGTTGCGGCGCAAGCGCGCGCGGCAGGTTTCGAACATCTCAACCTCGACCTCATCTATGGGACGCCGGGGGAGACGGACGCAGAGTTCGCCGAATCGCTGCAAGCGGTAATCGAGGCGCAGGTCGACCACGTCAGCGCGTATTCGCTGATAGTCGAGCCCGGCACCAAGCTGGCTCGCCAGGTCAAGGCGGGGCTGCTGCCGATGCCGGATGACGACGTGCTGGCTGACCGATATCTATTGGCGGACAGGGCATTAAGTGAAGCGGGGATGCGTTGGTATGAGGTGTCAAATTGGGCCACCAACGATGACGCGCAATGTCGACACAACTTGAGTTACTGGTCCAGCGGCGACTGGTGGGGGATTGGTCCCGGCGCCCACTCGCATGTCGGTGGCGTCCGCTGGTGGAATGTAAAACATCCTGCCAAGTACGCATCTGCGATGGCCGAGGGCGTCTCTCCCGGATACGCCCGCGAGGTGTTGGACGGGAAAGCTCGTCGGGTTGAGCGCATCTTGTTGGGCCTGCGGCTCGCCGCCGGTTTACCTTCCGACCTGTTCACCGAGGCGGGGACCGTCGAGGCTGGGCACGCGGTGCGGGAAGGTCTGCTGGAGCCAGCGGACTGGGAGCGAGGCCGGGCTGTTCTGACCCTGCAGGGTCGGTTGCTGGCCGACGGGCTCGCCATCCGGCTGCTCGATTAG
- the lepA gene encoding translation elongation factor 4 — protein MTQGSLAHTTFTQPERIRNFCIIAHIDHGKSTLADRMLQLTGVVDSRSMRAQYLDRMDIERERGITIKSQNVRLPWAVTNDAGVKEDFILHLIDTPGHVDFTYEVSRSLAACEGAVLLVDAAQGIEAQTLANLYLALENNLTIIPVLNKIDLPAAQPERYAAELAHIIGCDPSEVLHVSGKTGQGVEALLDRVVANIPHPVGDSDAPARAMIFDSVYDIYRGVITYVRVVDGKIRPREKILMMSTKTTHELLEVGVISPEPVPTKGLGVGEVGYIITGVKDVRQSRVGDTITSSVNGATETLGAYQDPQPMVYSGLFPLDGSDFPLLRDALDKLRLNDAALTYEPESSTALGFGYRCGYLGLLHLEITRDRLEREFGLDLISTAPSVVYRVTMDDGSEHVVTNPSDWPGGKIAHVHEPIVKCTIISPSEYIGAIMELCQTRRGTMGGMDYLSETRVELRYTMPLAEIIFDFFDALKSRTRGYASLDYEEIGTEEGDLVKVDILLQGEPVDAFSAIVHKTNAYAYGVSMTEKLHKLIPRQQFEVPIQAAIGARVIARESIRAMRKDVLAKCYGGDISRKRKLLEKQKEGKKRMKMVGRVEVPQEAFIAALSTDAPTGKEAKK, from the coding sequence GTGACCCAAGGCTCGCTCGCGCATACGACGTTCACTCAACCCGAGCGCATCCGTAACTTCTGCATCATCGCCCATATTGACCACGGTAAATCAACCCTGGCAGATCGGATGCTGCAGCTCACCGGTGTGGTCGACTCCCGCTCGATGCGTGCGCAGTATCTGGACCGGATGGATATCGAGCGCGAGCGCGGTATCACCATCAAGAGCCAGAACGTCCGCTTGCCGTGGGCCGTAACGAACGACGCAGGGGTGAAGGAAGATTTCATCCTGCACCTGATCGACACCCCTGGCCACGTCGACTTCACCTACGAGGTTTCACGGTCGCTGGCGGCGTGTGAAGGTGCGGTTCTGCTGGTGGACGCTGCACAAGGAATCGAGGCCCAAACGCTGGCAAACCTGTATCTCGCGTTGGAGAACAACCTCACCATTATTCCAGTGCTGAACAAGATTGACTTGCCGGCGGCGCAGCCAGAGCGATATGCGGCGGAGTTGGCGCACATCATCGGGTGCGACCCATCAGAGGTGCTGCACGTCTCCGGTAAGACGGGCCAGGGAGTTGAAGCACTACTTGATCGGGTCGTGGCTAATATCCCGCATCCGGTCGGCGATTCCGATGCGCCTGCGCGGGCGATGATTTTCGACTCGGTGTACGACATCTATCGCGGCGTTATCACCTACGTGCGAGTGGTGGACGGCAAAATCCGCCCGCGCGAAAAGATTTTGATGATGTCGACGAAAACCACCCACGAGCTGCTCGAGGTGGGGGTAATCTCACCAGAACCGGTCCCCACCAAGGGGTTGGGTGTCGGCGAAGTGGGCTACATCATCACGGGCGTCAAAGATGTGCGTCAGTCCAGGGTTGGCGACACCATCACGTCGTCGGTCAACGGCGCCACCGAAACCCTTGGTGCGTATCAAGACCCGCAGCCGATGGTCTACTCCGGGCTGTTCCCCTTGGATGGTTCCGACTTCCCGCTCCTGCGTGACGCGCTCGACAAGTTGCGTCTTAACGATGCCGCGCTGACGTACGAGCCGGAATCGTCTACCGCTCTAGGTTTCGGTTACCGCTGCGGGTATCTCGGCTTGCTGCACCTGGAAATCACCCGGGACAGGCTGGAACGCGAGTTCGGTCTCGATCTCATTTCCACCGCACCCAGCGTCGTCTACCGTGTCACGATGGATGACGGTAGCGAGCACGTCGTCACCAACCCGAGCGACTGGCCAGGCGGCAAGATTGCTCATGTTCACGAGCCGATCGTCAAGTGCACCATCATTTCTCCGAGCGAGTACATCGGCGCCATCATGGAGCTGTGCCAGACTCGACGCGGGACCATGGGCGGGATGGATTACCTGTCGGAGACCCGGGTTGAGCTTCGCTACACGATGCCGCTGGCGGAGATCATCTTCGACTTCTTCGACGCTCTGAAGTCGCGCACGCGCGGGTACGCGTCGCTGGATTACGAGGAGATCGGCACCGAGGAGGGTGATCTCGTCAAGGTCGACATCCTGCTGCAGGGTGAGCCCGTCGACGCGTTCAGTGCAATAGTGCACAAGACGAATGCCTACGCCTACGGCGTTTCGATGACGGAGAAGCTGCACAAGCTGATTCCCCGTCAGCAGTTCGAAGTGCCGATCCAGGCGGCCATCGGGGCCAGAGTCATTGCCCGTGAAAGCATTAGGGCGATGCGAAAGGACGTGTTGGCCAAGTGCTACGGCGGCGACATCTCCCGTAAGCGCAAGCTCTTGGAAAAGCAGAAAGAGGGCAAGAAGCGAATGAAGATGGTCGGGCGCGTGGAGGTCCCACAGGAAGCCTTTATCGCCGCGCTTTCCACCGACGCGCCCACCGGCAAGGAAGCTAAGAAGTAG
- a CDS encoding DoxX family protein, translating into MTATTTRALLMTTMLSISGVMHFVTPKPFVAVVPRSLPGKEMLVAVSGVAELVCAGLVAAPKTRAIGGLASAALLVAVYPANISMAMRSRRQSRGFQLIAWMRLPMQFPLIAWALQIARESRPVSS; encoded by the coding sequence ATGACGGCAACGACCACACGCGCATTGTTGATGACCACCATGTTGAGCATCTCCGGAGTGATGCATTTCGTCACTCCCAAGCCTTTTGTTGCGGTTGTGCCCAGATCGCTGCCGGGCAAGGAAATGCTCGTCGCGGTGAGCGGGGTCGCAGAGCTTGTCTGCGCAGGTCTGGTCGCGGCGCCAAAGACCCGAGCGATCGGAGGGTTGGCCAGTGCTGCTCTGCTGGTGGCCGTCTACCCGGCGAATATTTCAATGGCGATGCGATCACGGCGTCAGTCCCGCGGATTCCAGCTGATTGCGTGGATGCGGCTTCCGATGCAGTTCCCGCTCATCGCGTGGGCTCTACAGATCGCGCGGGAATCTCGGCCCGTCAGCAGCTGA
- a CDS encoding esterase/lipase family protein: MNDASCRSQHLPVLLLHGTFSKISADYSLLVPQLQKQGWCIFGRDYGLMGTGPVADSAASFASFVSAVRQATGTSQVDVVAYSQGGLVLRTALRNYQIADFVDTAVLIAPSFHGTTSPLIDALPDGLCPACADQKADSALIDSLNAGGDLDGTVRYAVASLTTDQVVIPWQSQVPQGPSDRVTSVVVDQVCPLSTARHENLTRSAAVISWTVAALATQGRPHAADMVC, from the coding sequence ATGAACGATGCCTCCTGTCGCTCGCAACACCTGCCCGTCCTGCTACTGCACGGCACGTTTTCGAAAATTTCTGCCGACTACTCCCTCCTCGTTCCGCAGCTGCAGAAACAGGGGTGGTGCATCTTCGGCCGGGACTATGGGCTGATGGGAACTGGCCCCGTGGCGGACTCGGCTGCTAGCTTCGCAAGTTTTGTGAGCGCAGTCCGCCAGGCCACCGGAACCTCCCAAGTGGACGTCGTGGCCTATAGCCAGGGTGGGTTGGTGTTGCGCACGGCATTGCGTAATTACCAGATCGCCGATTTCGTGGACACGGCTGTCCTCATTGCACCGTCTTTCCACGGCACGACTTCCCCGCTGATTGACGCGTTGCCTGACGGCCTTTGCCCCGCATGTGCGGATCAGAAGGCCGATTCGGCTCTCATCGACAGTCTGAACGCCGGGGGCGATCTCGACGGCACGGTGCGGTACGCCGTCGCATCCCTCACCACCGATCAAGTCGTTATTCCTTGGCAGTCTCAAGTACCGCAGGGTCCCAGCGATCGCGTGACAAGCGTCGTCGTTGATCAGGTTTGCCCGCTCTCCACCGCCCGCCACGAGAATCTGACCAGGTCGGCGGCTGTCATCAGCTGGACAGTCGCGGCGTTGGCAACGCAGGGTCGACCACACGCCGCCGACATGGTGTGTTGA
- the rpsT gene encoding 30S ribosomal protein S20, which translates to MANIKSQIKRNKTNEKARLRNKSVKSALKTAVRRFRSAAEAGDKDQAQQELLVASRSLDKAVSKGVIHANQAANRKSSMALRVNSL; encoded by the coding sequence GTGGCAAACATCAAGTCCCAGATCAAGCGCAACAAGACCAACGAGAAGGCGCGACTGCGCAACAAGTCGGTCAAGTCGGCACTGAAGACTGCTGTCCGCCGTTTCCGTTCGGCCGCCGAGGCTGGCGACAAGGATCAGGCTCAGCAGGAGTTGCTTGTTGCCTCTCGCAGCCTCGACAAGGCCGTGTCCAAGGGCGTTATCCACGCCAACCAGGCAGCGAACCGCAAGTCCTCCATGGCTCTGCGCGTCAACTCACTGTAA
- the holA gene encoding DNA polymerase III subunit delta yields MSTATPVLITGDEQLLIDRAVHTALVRARKVDPEVERREASAVGLSLADFAELVAPSLFAEPRVVVIRGAHEAAKELATEIISYIADPVDGVTLVIQHGGGARNKALVDACLKVGSQPIQCSKISRPDERATFVRAEIKAAGGTTTSDAALALVEAIGSDLRELASAASQLVADTGGLVDDAAVRRYYKGRADVTGFAVSDKVIVGDIPGGLEALRWALSVGLAHVLIADALADAVRSIAKVAGAGRGNTYQLASQLGMPSWKVERAQGQSRGWTPAGLANAVAVTARLNGEVKGGAADPDYALEKAIMDIGRARRMK; encoded by the coding sequence ATGTCCACAGCCACCCCGGTCTTGATCACTGGCGACGAGCAGCTGCTGATTGACCGCGCGGTGCACACTGCCCTCGTTCGGGCGCGCAAGGTGGATCCGGAGGTAGAGCGGCGAGAGGCCTCGGCGGTAGGACTTTCCCTGGCCGACTTCGCTGAGCTCGTGGCGCCGAGTCTGTTCGCCGAGCCACGGGTGGTGGTAATCAGGGGAGCCCATGAAGCGGCAAAGGAACTCGCTACGGAAATCATCAGCTACATAGCTGATCCTGTCGACGGCGTGACTTTGGTGATTCAACACGGCGGCGGAGCGCGCAACAAGGCTCTCGTGGACGCCTGCTTGAAAGTGGGATCTCAGCCAATTCAATGCAGCAAAATTTCTAGGCCGGACGAGCGGGCTACGTTTGTCCGAGCAGAGATCAAAGCCGCCGGCGGCACCACCACTTCCGATGCAGCGCTAGCGCTGGTGGAAGCTATTGGATCGGATCTGCGGGAGTTGGCTAGCGCGGCCAGTCAATTGGTGGCCGACACCGGAGGTTTAGTGGACGACGCAGCGGTCCGCCGGTACTACAAGGGGCGAGCCGACGTCACCGGATTCGCGGTGTCGGACAAAGTAATTGTTGGCGACATTCCTGGCGGTCTTGAAGCTTTGCGTTGGGCGTTGTCCGTAGGCCTGGCACACGTGCTGATCGCAGATGCGCTCGCAGACGCGGTGCGCTCCATCGCGAAGGTGGCAGGTGCGGGACGTGGCAACACCTACCAGTTGGCGAGCCAACTGGGTATGCCGTCCTGGAAGGTTGAGAGGGCTCAAGGCCAGTCGCGCGGCTGGACCCCCGCCGGCCTGGCGAACGCGGTTGCGGTCACTGCGAGGCTGAATGGCGAGGTCAAGGGTGGAGCCGCAGACCCGGACTACGCACTGGAGAAAGCCATCATGGATATCGGCCGTGCTCGACGGATGAAATAG
- a CDS encoding peptidylprolyl isomerase, which yields MSSLRHPAATQTKNTAKKITTGLAAAATALLLMSGCSSDGGKAAVASAPSPASSASPSSADAAVSTPAAASGGAAACTYTPAGPTAKSNNPPPATAATSGSPVATMTIGQGTIALTLKPATAPCTVNSFTSLASQKYFDGTKCHRLTASPSLSVLQCGDPTATGTGGPGYEFADELAGTETYPRGTLAMANAEPGTNGSQFFLVYADSTLPPSYTVFGTITSGLEILDGIAAKGISGIAPTDPVDIASIVVQ from the coding sequence TTGAGCTCGCTTCGCCACCCTGCTGCCACACAAACAAAAAATACCGCCAAGAAGATCACTACCGGTCTCGCCGCGGCAGCCACTGCACTGCTTTTGATGAGCGGTTGCTCCTCCGATGGCGGCAAGGCCGCAGTTGCATCGGCGCCATCGCCGGCGTCATCGGCGTCACCGTCATCGGCGGATGCAGCCGTGAGCACCCCCGCAGCGGCCTCTGGTGGGGCCGCCGCCTGCACTTACACCCCGGCAGGCCCGACGGCAAAGTCGAACAACCCGCCCCCGGCAACTGCGGCCACCAGCGGTTCCCCCGTTGCCACGATGACTATCGGCCAAGGCACTATCGCGCTCACGCTGAAGCCGGCAACAGCGCCTTGCACGGTAAACAGCTTCACATCGCTGGCGAGCCAAAAGTACTTTGATGGCACCAAGTGTCACCGGTTGACGGCCTCGCCTTCGCTGAGCGTTTTACAGTGCGGGGATCCCACTGCCACTGGTACCGGGGGCCCCGGGTACGAATTTGCTGATGAGCTCGCAGGCACTGAGACCTACCCCCGTGGCACGCTCGCCATGGCGAACGCCGAGCCTGGGACCAACGGTTCGCAGTTCTTCTTGGTGTACGCAGACTCCACCCTGCCGCCGTCTTACACGGTGTTCGGCACTATCACTTCGGGTCTTGAAATCCTCGATGGCATTGCCGCCAAGGGCATCTCGGGCATTGCGCCCACAGATCCGGTGGACATCGCCTCGATTGTTGTTCAGTAG
- a CDS encoding glutamyl-tRNA reductase codes for MVLGVSHHDLELADLERYSAGASELGVNLFNADTSVQASSPIAGVAVLATCNRVEIYVDALRFHDAVDAVTHELAAITGIEESVVAGQLHVRVGAPVAAHLFAVAAGLDSMVVGEAEISGQVSRTLRRAQREETASPALNRLFQNAARTAKKVVAGTGLGAAGRSVASVALDVAESGDLSVAGKRALIVGTGAYARVVAAALRERGCTDLLVFSPSNHAEAFAATHHARPVLAAELQAAISEVALVVACSGTTGGALDADTIALARTSQREQLTIVDLALRADISFDVRSLPNVRVIDLQTVAENAPAEQAEALIAAQDVVIAAVAEFEDDQAVRVLDPAVIALRSHVSGMVSKEMERLRGKYDEGIAADLEMAMHRVTRSLLHTPTLRAHELARSGDSAGYLSALHTLFGIELTPPTQG; via the coding sequence ATGGTCCTTGGTGTCTCCCATCATGATTTGGAGCTCGCCGACCTTGAACGCTATTCCGCTGGGGCCAGCGAGCTTGGCGTCAACCTCTTTAACGCTGATACATCGGTGCAAGCATCCTCGCCCATTGCTGGCGTCGCAGTCTTGGCCACCTGCAACAGGGTCGAGATTTACGTGGATGCTCTGAGATTCCACGACGCGGTTGACGCCGTGACGCACGAGCTGGCAGCGATCACCGGCATCGAGGAATCGGTGGTCGCAGGCCAATTGCATGTTCGGGTCGGTGCCCCCGTGGCGGCTCACCTGTTTGCCGTGGCAGCCGGGTTAGATTCCATGGTCGTTGGCGAGGCCGAAATCTCGGGCCAAGTCTCCCGCACACTGCGCCGAGCGCAGCGAGAAGAAACTGCGTCCCCGGCATTGAACAGGCTCTTCCAGAATGCGGCGCGAACCGCGAAAAAAGTAGTGGCTGGAACGGGTCTCGGTGCGGCGGGTCGCTCCGTGGCTTCAGTCGCCTTGGATGTGGCCGAAAGTGGCGATCTGTCAGTGGCTGGCAAACGCGCACTAATTGTCGGCACCGGCGCTTATGCGCGAGTGGTGGCCGCAGCCCTGCGCGAGCGCGGATGCACCGATCTGCTAGTTTTCTCACCCAGCAACCACGCTGAAGCATTCGCTGCCACACATCACGCAAGGCCCGTGCTGGCGGCTGAGCTGCAAGCAGCAATTTCCGAGGTGGCTCTGGTCGTAGCCTGCAGCGGAACCACCGGCGGTGCCCTAGACGCCGACACGATTGCGCTTGCCCGGACGTCCCAACGTGAGCAGCTGACGATCGTAGACCTCGCATTGCGCGCGGATATCTCCTTCGATGTGCGAAGTCTGCCGAACGTGCGTGTGATCGATCTCCAGACCGTGGCAGAAAATGCCCCGGCCGAGCAGGCTGAAGCGCTGATTGCTGCGCAGGACGTGGTAATCGCCGCCGTCGCCGAGTTTGAAGACGACCAGGCGGTGAGAGTGCTGGACCCAGCGGTGATCGCATTGCGCTCGCATGTGTCCGGGATGGTTTCGAAGGAGATGGAGCGGCTGCGGGGCAAATATGACGAAGGCATCGCCGCCGACCTGGAGATGGCAATGCACCGCGTGACCCGCTCGCTGCTGCACACCCCGACTCTGCGGGCCCACGAACTAGCGCGCTCCGGGGACTCAGCGGGCTACCTCAGCGCGCTGCACACCCTTTTCGGTATTGAGCTCACCCCACCCACTCAAGGCTGA
- the hemE gene encoding uroporphyrinogen decarboxylase — MTETNALPSDHPVNDGRTASSPLLAAYRGERVHRQPVWFMRQAGRSLPEYRELRKDVGMLESCVRPELAAEITLQPVRRHGVDAAILFSDIVVPLKLAGIDVDIVAGVGPVVGKPVRTAADVAALPELDPAALAPIAAAAAICVAELGSTPLIGFAGAPFTLASYLVEGGPSREHLRTKALMYAEPETWDALASWVARATALFLRAQALAGASAVQLFDSWAGGLSLANYTRYAAPHSAAVLAAVADLPIPRVHFGVGTGELLPAMRDAGATVVGVDHRIGLDVANDRLAGTVPLQGNIDPALLFAGQDVLHAHTLDILARGTQAPGHVLNLGHGVPPDTDPNVLTRLVEFVHQQRV; from the coding sequence ATGACTGAAACCAACGCGCTCCCATCCGACCACCCTGTCAACGACGGCCGAACGGCTTCCTCACCGTTGCTGGCCGCCTATCGGGGTGAGCGAGTACACCGTCAGCCCGTGTGGTTTATGCGGCAAGCGGGCCGTTCCTTGCCCGAGTACCGGGAACTTCGCAAAGACGTCGGGATGCTCGAATCCTGTGTGCGGCCTGAGCTCGCAGCCGAAATCACCCTGCAGCCTGTTCGCCGACACGGAGTGGACGCGGCCATCTTGTTCAGCGACATCGTTGTGCCGCTGAAGCTGGCTGGTATCGACGTGGACATAGTGGCCGGCGTTGGTCCCGTTGTCGGTAAGCCGGTGCGCACTGCCGCCGACGTTGCCGCCTTACCCGAACTGGATCCTGCCGCGCTAGCACCGATCGCCGCCGCCGCAGCGATCTGCGTCGCCGAACTTGGGAGCACGCCACTGATTGGTTTTGCCGGTGCACCGTTCACTCTTGCGTCCTACCTCGTTGAGGGAGGCCCTTCGCGAGAACACCTGCGCACCAAGGCTTTGATGTACGCCGAACCCGAAACCTGGGATGCGTTAGCGTCGTGGGTAGCTCGCGCGACAGCACTGTTCCTGCGCGCCCAAGCACTGGCGGGCGCGTCAGCGGTCCAGCTTTTTGACTCGTGGGCCGGGGGCTTGTCGCTGGCTAATTACACCCGCTACGCAGCTCCACACTCGGCTGCCGTGCTGGCCGCGGTGGCAGACCTCCCGATACCTCGAGTGCATTTCGGCGTTGGCACCGGTGAGCTCCTTCCCGCGATGCGGGATGCGGGCGCGACAGTAGTGGGGGTCGACCACAGGATCGGACTCGATGTTGCTAACGACCGCCTCGCAGGCACCGTGCCTCTGCAAGGAAATATTGATCCCGCACTCCTATTCGCCGGCCAGGACGTACTGCACGCGCACACGCTCGACATCCTGGCGCGTGGCACACAGGCACCGGGGCATGTTCTCAACCTGGGTCACGGCGTCCCACCCGACACCGACCCGAATGTTTTGACCAGACTGGTGGAATTTGTCCATCAGCAACGGGTCTAA
- a CDS encoding protoporphyrinogen/coproporphyrinogen oxidase, translated as MMDKALDVLVIGGGASGLAAAFELTRNGRTPTVLEAGPLLGGAVRRHRVGGLDLDAGAESFAIARPAVRTLIDDLGMAEFVVTPEPGSAWVRFAGGQAPLPVASWLGIPSRPFARDVRRVIGVTGSLRAAADRAMPARGVAAGTTLGFLVRQRMGSRVLRRLVEPVVGGVHSANPEDLEIASIAPGLPANFLTAGSLAGAAGAMRGAAGPAGSAVNGLRGGMFTLIDVLAEKITQAGGHIWTHSPVAGLWREENFWHVSAIINGVASQLTARSVVVAAPAQAAQMLLTPLLPGANWPAAALTTGVLLATLVVNKPELNCSPRGSGMLVSARVGGVSAKALTHGTAKWAWLAEAAGHNQHVLRLSYGRGSGDLPTADQFPRLALADASDLLGVALGEADLRDVALTEWAAVQPRTAPGHAAAADTIREAAQHLPGLAVTGAWLAGTGLAAVIDDARRVARDLPHNSTSSSRNPIQLEEDGAYDELA; from the coding sequence ATGATGGACAAGGCGCTGGACGTCCTCGTTATAGGCGGTGGCGCGTCAGGGTTGGCAGCCGCCTTCGAACTCACCCGGAATGGCCGGACGCCCACCGTTTTGGAAGCCGGACCGCTGCTGGGCGGCGCAGTGCGTCGACACCGGGTCGGCGGTCTGGACCTGGACGCCGGAGCGGAATCGTTTGCCATTGCTCGGCCCGCGGTCCGCACATTAATTGACGACCTAGGCATGGCGGAGTTCGTCGTCACCCCGGAACCAGGAAGTGCGTGGGTGCGGTTTGCGGGCGGGCAAGCGCCGTTGCCGGTTGCTAGTTGGTTGGGCATTCCCAGCAGGCCATTTGCCCGAGACGTCCGACGCGTCATCGGGGTAACCGGTTCGCTGCGTGCTGCCGCAGACCGGGCGATGCCTGCGAGGGGTGTTGCCGCCGGCACCACCCTGGGCTTTCTGGTGCGTCAACGGATGGGCTCCCGTGTGCTGCGGCGGCTCGTGGAACCCGTGGTGGGTGGTGTCCACTCCGCCAATCCTGAGGATCTCGAAATAGCCAGCATTGCACCGGGGTTGCCAGCCAACTTCCTCACCGCCGGCTCGCTGGCGGGAGCTGCCGGTGCCATGCGAGGAGCGGCTGGCCCCGCCGGTTCCGCGGTGAACGGCCTGCGCGGCGGGATGTTCACGCTGATCGACGTGTTGGCTGAGAAGATTACGCAGGCTGGCGGCCACATCTGGACGCATTCGCCCGTTGCCGGGTTGTGGCGAGAAGAAAATTTCTGGCACGTCAGCGCCATCATCAACGGCGTAGCCAGCCAGCTGACGGCGCGGTCGGTGGTGGTTGCGGCGCCCGCTCAAGCGGCGCAGATGCTATTGACACCGCTCCTGCCCGGGGCCAACTGGCCGGCGGCAGCCTTGACCACGGGCGTCCTACTGGCGACATTGGTGGTTAACAAGCCCGAGCTCAACTGCTCCCCCCGCGGCTCCGGAATGCTTGTTTCGGCGCGCGTCGGGGGCGTCAGCGCCAAGGCTTTGACGCACGGAACCGCGAAATGGGCATGGCTCGCGGAGGCTGCAGGCCACAACCAGCACGTGCTGCGGTTGTCCTACGGCCGAGGAAGCGGTGACCTGCCAACAGCAGACCAGTTTCCGCGTCTAGCCCTCGCCGACGCCAGCGACTTGCTGGGAGTGGCGCTTGGCGAGGCCGACCTCCGCGATGTCGCGCTGACCGAGTGGGCCGCGGTGCAGCCGAGAACGGCGCCTGGTCACGCTGCCGCGGCAGACACTATTCGGGAGGCCGCTCAACATCTACCTGGACTCGCTGTCACCGGAGCTTGGTTGGCCGGAACCGGGTTAGCCGCGGTCATCGATGATGCCCGCCGCGTAGCGCGAGACCTGCCTCACAACAGCACTTCCTCCAGTCGCAACCCGATCCAACTAGAGGAAGATGGAGCGTATGACGAGCTCGCCTGA